From the genome of Alphaproteobacteria bacterium CG11_big_fil_rev_8_21_14_0_20_39_49:
TCATCACTTCAGGGAGCTGCCGTTACCGGAGTAAAGATAGAAGGTGTGCAGCATGAATTCGACACTATCAAAGGTGTTGTAGAAGACGTTACCGATGTAGTGCTGAATATAAAATCAATAGTGGTAAGGCTTGAATCTGCCGACAGGAAGCGTGTTTCGCTAAGTGCGACCGGTCCTTGTGCGGTTACTGCCGGAATGATAGAGTGTAGTGCCGATGTTGAAATTATTAACAAAGACCTTGTTATATGCAACCTTAACAAGGGCGAAAAATTCAATGCCGAGTTGATAATAGAAACGGGTAAAGGTTATGTTCCTGCTAGTCAGAACAGACCTGAAGACGCTCCGATAGGTCTGATTCCTGTTGATTCTATCTTTAGCCCTGTCAGACAGGTTTCATATAAGATAGATAGCAGTCGTGTCGGTAGGGTGATTGATTACGATAAACTTTATCTTGATGTTGAAACGGACGGTACGTTAACGCCTGACATGGCTGTCGCTCTGGCAGCGAGAATATTGCAAGACCAGCTTAATACCTTCATCAGCTTCGAAGAAGTTGTTGAAGATGATGAGGTTGAAGAGGAAATGTTGTCATTCGATAGGAACTTATTGAAGAAAGTTGATGAACTTGAACTTTCTGTTCGTTCTCAAAACTGCCTGAAGAATGATAATATAGTTTATATAGGTGATTTAGTCCGTAAGTCTGAAGGCGAGATGCTAAAAACTCCGAACTTCGGTCGTAAGTCTTTGAACGAAATTAAAGAAGTGCTTGCTAATCTCGGATTAAGGTTCGGTATGGACGTTGATGGCTGGCCGCCTGAGAATATTGAGGATTTGGCAAAGAAATTTGAAGATCCGTTTTAATGTAACTTCTGTTTAAAATAGAATATAAGTAAATAAGGAATAAGACAATGCGTCACGGTATAAAAGGAAGAAAACTCGGTAGAAATAAATCCCATAGAAGGGCTTTATTTGCTAATCTTGCCGCTGCTTTAATTAAGCATGAGCAAATTAAAACTACATTACCTAAAGCTAAGGACCTTCGCCCTATCGTGGAGAAGCTTATAACTCTTGGTAAAAGAGGTGATCTACATGCCAGACGTCAGGCATTAGCTTATATATACGATGAAGAAGTTGTAAAAAAACTATTTGCAGTTTTGGGCGAAAGATATAAAGATAGAAAAGGTGGCTATACAAGGATTATCAAAGCCGGTAACAGATACGGTGATAATGCACCTATAGCATATATTGAACTTGTTGACCGTGATGAGTCGGAAAAAGGTAAGGATTCAGGTCCGGTACAAGGTGATGAGGAAGGTGTAGCCGCTTAAATAAAAATAATCAAATAAAAGGTATTTGTTATGTGGTTCAAAAAATTAGTAGCAGTATTGTTCACGGTTTGTTTTATAAATACGGCTGTAGCACAAGAAAAGGATTTATCTAAATTGGAAGATACATTATATATAGATTTACCTGACGGTAGAGTGGTTATAGAGCTAATGCCCGATGTTGCACCTAAGCATGTCGCTAGAATAAAAGAGCTTGCCGGCGAGAAATTTTATGACGGTGTGGTATTTCACAGGGTTATAGAAGGCTTCATGGCTCAGACCGGAGATCCTACAGGTACGGGTAGAGGCGGCTCTGAAAAACCTGATCTTGAAGCTGAGTTTTCAAACGTTCCTCACCAAAGAGGCGTAGTTTCAATGGCACGTGCGAATGACCCTAATAGTGCTAATAGCCAGTTCTTTATTGTTCTTGAAGATTCGAATTTCCTTGACGGGAAATACACGGTGTTCGGCAAGGTAGTAGAGGGTATGGATCATGTTGATTCTATCAAAAAAGGTGATTCAAGAAATAATGGCTCGGTAGAAAACCCTACGGCAATGGTTAGCGTTAGAGTCGCTTCTGAAGTTGAGTCAAACTAAGCTTAAAAAATATATTTTAAATGCTTGTCAGTGATTTTAATTTTGATTTACCGAAAGAATTAATTGCCGACAAGCCTAAATTCCCCAGAGATACATCTCGTTTGCTAGTTGTGGGTAATCAGCTAACCGATAAAAGATTTTCAGATATAATAGATTTATTGAATCCTAATGATGTGCTTGTATTCAATGACACAAAAGTAATCCCTGCAAGGCTGCTCGGTAATAGAACCGGTGCTAAAGTTGAGGTTACGCTTCATAAAAATGAATCAGATGGTGTGTGGAAGGTTTTTGCAAAAC
Proteins encoded in this window:
- a CDS encoding DNA-directed RNA polymerase subunit alpha, which translates into the protein MISRNWQELIKPSTVQVNQIGSLETKAQIVVEPLERGFGITIGNALRRVLLSSLQGAAVTGVKIEGVQHEFDTIKGVVEDVTDVVLNIKSIVVRLESADRKRVSLSATGPCAVTAGMIECSADVEIINKDLVICNLNKGEKFNAELIIETGKGYVPASQNRPEDAPIGLIPVDSIFSPVRQVSYKIDSSRVGRVIDYDKLYLDVETDGTLTPDMAVALAARILQDQLNTFISFEEVVEDDEVEEEMLSFDRNLLKKVDELELSVRSQNCLKNDNIVYIGDLVRKSEGEMLKTPNFGRKSLNEIKEVLANLGLRFGMDVDGWPPENIEDLAKKFEDPF
- a CDS encoding 50S ribosomal protein L17; amino-acid sequence: MRHGIKGRKLGRNKSHRRALFANLAAALIKHEQIKTTLPKAKDLRPIVEKLITLGKRGDLHARRQALAYIYDEEVVKKLFAVLGERYKDRKGGYTRIIKAGNRYGDNAPIAYIELVDRDESEKGKDSGPVQGDEEGVAA
- a CDS encoding peptidylprolyl isomerase — protein: MWFKKLVAVLFTVCFINTAVAQEKDLSKLEDTLYIDLPDGRVVIELMPDVAPKHVARIKELAGEKFYDGVVFHRVIEGFMAQTGDPTGTGRGGSEKPDLEAEFSNVPHQRGVVSMARANDPNSANSQFFIVLEDSNFLDGKYTVFGKVVEGMDHVDSIKKGDSRNNGSVENPTAMVSVRVASEVESN